The Fimbriimonas ginsengisoli Gsoil 348 genome window below encodes:
- a CDS encoding DUF5666 domain-containing protein produces MKTFRHFFFLMCCLVFAFGCGGSSSSSGGPVGTDNVPVYITDAPGDYSHAWITVKQVDLIGKNGPVTVYQDATGQTIDLVTLAGTIKQQFALLGIANVPAERDRAIRITLDQNVTLVPTGSSTGTSYVFAGSSGGVKVFTVSTRGEGRKGVIADFDLSNWRIVGGQVVASAKGGDESKLGEGTHVRQHFRGSVASLAGTAPTLTFDLVHGHDKLHVSTTADTVFSNEDGSPNPTLQNGAEVMVEGTFAEGTFSVTATAIVIASSEHHEPVFARGLVLSVGGDSFTLSPQNVEGFHPASTEIHVFTPAGTMFLQDGVSMSSTDFYAALAAGSDVMVHGTYNAANNTLTASHVNLVSHHEGDHRHHLGVAGPISVLDSHAGTFDLTIQRWEGMEMHAGDVVHVVTNEHTRFDGVNLANLENGAVLQVAGDLDGTNLTATLVKNGHHE; encoded by the coding sequence ATGAAAACGTTTCGCCACTTTTTCTTTCTGATGTGCTGCCTGGTATTCGCCTTCGGGTGTGGAGGAAGCTCTTCTTCCAGCGGCGGGCCAGTGGGAACCGACAACGTTCCGGTCTACATCACCGATGCCCCCGGCGACTATTCGCATGCTTGGATTACAGTCAAACAGGTTGATTTGATCGGTAAGAACGGCCCTGTAACCGTCTACCAAGACGCGACCGGGCAGACCATCGATCTGGTCACCCTCGCCGGCACGATCAAGCAGCAGTTCGCTCTGCTGGGGATTGCCAATGTGCCGGCCGAACGTGATCGCGCCATTCGAATCACCCTCGATCAGAACGTAACTCTCGTGCCGACCGGTTCGTCGACGGGTACGAGTTACGTTTTTGCCGGCAGTTCCGGAGGCGTCAAAGTCTTCACGGTTTCGACCCGAGGCGAAGGCCGAAAGGGAGTCATCGCCGATTTCGACCTCTCGAACTGGAGAATCGTCGGTGGCCAGGTTGTTGCTTCCGCTAAAGGGGGCGATGAGTCGAAGCTAGGCGAAGGCACCCATGTCCGCCAGCATTTCCGCGGTTCGGTGGCAAGCCTTGCCGGTACGGCTCCAACCCTCACTTTCGACCTCGTTCATGGGCACGACAAGCTGCACGTCTCCACGACCGCGGATACGGTCTTCTCCAATGAGGACGGTTCTCCCAACCCGACGCTGCAGAACGGCGCCGAGGTGATGGTCGAAGGTACGTTCGCCGAGGGAACGTTCAGCGTCACCGCGACGGCGATCGTGATCGCCTCGAGTGAGCATCATGAGCCGGTATTCGCGCGCGGTCTCGTGCTGTCCGTCGGCGGCGATTCGTTTACCCTTTCGCCCCAAAACGTGGAAGGATTCCATCCCGCTTCGACGGAGATTCACGTCTTCACTCCGGCCGGTACGATGTTCCTTCAAGACGGAGTCTCCATGTCGTCAACCGACTTTTATGCCGCGCTCGCCGCGGGCTCGGACGTGATGGTTCACGGCACTTACAATGCGGCAAACAATACGTTGACCGCCTCGCACGTGAATCTCGTTTCACACCACGAAGGAGATCATCGCCATCATCTTGGCGTCGCCGGGCCTATCTCCGTTCTGGACTCGCACGCCGGTACGTTCGACCTGACCATTCAGCGATGGGAAGGGATGGAGATGCACGCGGGCGACGTCGTCCATGTGGTGACGAACGAGC
- a CDS encoding efflux RND transporter permease subunit, whose product MSGPSAPRENPLHLIHRWSIEHPYAVIAFFVAVVLAAWLAVTSMIPRRFAPYVESPMIGVVTMMPGLSSQEMELQISKPIEEGLVNVKGLRYIRSNSQDGFSIVTLEFPYGTNMQRALTDVQALMNVVQAQLPSTGANLKPSFVIPIDPLNLPILSLSLRGDAAKGWDPARVREFADNEVVRRLKGVRDVYSVVPFGGFRRQLQVLVDRAKLSGYGISVLDVRNAIDRANQSASAGTLTNGSGEGIVRVDTRARSARDVLEYPVATKGGASLPNPAGSSPAGMGGMGGASPPPAVAPPTPAAVPQKVVYVRDVARVVDGYWERRSGYDYLSHEPGKSGLVSPSVEVSVVQNPGASSAQVVPEVMAVVRRLEQENPGLHFEVAYDNAHFVGILFDNVWHELAIAIGLTALALLLFLGEWRGTVIALVTLPTSLALAILMMMPFGMTFNSGTLIGLLLSIGRLVDDSIIDIHAVERHLRLGKTPKQATIDGIAEVRLAVIASTVMIVLALVPLLFSGGLVGLMFVELVWPLIFGLIASMLVSFTLTALLCANLLRPESARDSDRRRPGLALLYLLLDPVQRGLDRLEKGYARAIKWSLKHRFANLTRVLATLAIGFTFYYFIGSEMMPLADTGQANGFLEMQPGTSFEGTQAAVKRLEAIMLKHPELQKASIELGAESMFESWNPSFTGYQMPQVNGASMMLTFGDKDERGRTIWQVMDAIHREAMATIPGIRRLQIKEMGSDVMAAAQAPIQINIHGPELSVLDRLGHEVLHVADRMKGEMYQPAQTWTIGQPEYRVQVDLQRAAEVGLSPASIAEQAYYALHGGLTNEFYRLPNQRQNTILVRYDEADRKTAADLAGLYLSTPDGRQIPLHSVASIVRTAAPTAIEHDGLRRVVGVNGYYRIGHPPSMDTVMDLVSNAYGGNPKLGVDAVNFPPGYGVEVRGDMTQMMDSMRRLVQSLGLSLALMYLVLVVQFRGFLQPLQMIASLPLELAGVFTALWLAHAAFSTVSVLGIIVLTGMDITTAVLMVDLIMKYREQGVPRDEAILRACPDRLRPILMTSGITMIVMLPVAIAPKTGLDAYQPLAVAVVGGLLVGTILSLFDIPIMHTYVDDFVRWLDKTFRGRESSRTESDPGEERP is encoded by the coding sequence GTGAGCGGCCCCTCCGCTCCCCGCGAAAATCCACTGCACCTTATTCACCGGTGGTCCATCGAGCATCCGTACGCGGTGATCGCATTCTTTGTGGCGGTGGTTCTCGCCGCCTGGCTGGCGGTGACGAGCATGATTCCGCGCCGGTTTGCTCCGTATGTCGAGAGTCCCATGATCGGCGTCGTTACGATGATGCCTGGGCTCTCTTCGCAGGAGATGGAGCTCCAGATCTCGAAGCCGATCGAGGAAGGGCTGGTAAACGTCAAGGGGCTGCGCTACATCCGTTCAAACTCACAGGACGGTTTCTCCATCGTTACCTTGGAGTTCCCATACGGGACGAACATGCAACGGGCTCTGACGGACGTCCAGGCCCTGATGAACGTGGTTCAGGCGCAGCTTCCGTCGACGGGCGCGAACCTCAAACCGTCGTTCGTAATCCCCATCGACCCCCTTAATCTGCCCATTCTTTCCCTTTCCCTTCGGGGCGATGCAGCCAAAGGGTGGGACCCAGCGCGGGTGCGGGAATTCGCGGATAACGAGGTCGTGAGGCGGCTGAAAGGAGTGCGCGACGTCTATTCGGTCGTGCCGTTCGGCGGTTTCCGTCGCCAGCTCCAGGTGCTCGTCGACCGTGCCAAGCTGTCCGGATACGGCATCTCCGTCCTCGACGTGCGAAACGCCATCGACCGAGCCAACCAGAGCGCCTCCGCGGGAACGCTAACGAACGGATCGGGAGAAGGAATTGTCCGCGTCGATACCCGCGCGCGATCCGCTCGCGATGTTCTCGAGTATCCGGTCGCCACTAAGGGCGGAGCCTCGTTGCCAAATCCTGCAGGAAGTTCTCCGGCCGGTATGGGCGGCATGGGAGGAGCCTCTCCACCCCCGGCCGTAGCGCCGCCGACCCCCGCGGCGGTCCCGCAGAAGGTCGTTTACGTCCGAGACGTCGCCCGCGTCGTCGACGGGTATTGGGAGCGGCGGAGCGGCTACGACTACCTCAGTCACGAGCCGGGAAAGTCGGGCTTGGTGTCGCCCTCGGTCGAGGTGTCGGTCGTCCAGAATCCGGGAGCAAGCTCGGCGCAAGTCGTGCCGGAGGTGATGGCGGTCGTGCGGCGCCTGGAGCAGGAGAATCCCGGACTCCACTTCGAGGTCGCGTACGACAACGCCCACTTCGTCGGCATCCTCTTCGACAATGTTTGGCACGAGCTGGCCATCGCGATCGGCCTAACCGCCCTCGCGCTTCTCCTCTTTCTTGGGGAGTGGCGGGGGACCGTTATCGCCCTCGTGACGCTCCCGACGTCGCTCGCCCTGGCGATCCTGATGATGATGCCGTTTGGGATGACGTTCAACAGCGGCACCCTTATTGGCCTGCTGCTCTCGATCGGACGTTTGGTCGATGACAGCATCATCGACATCCACGCCGTCGAGCGTCACCTGCGTCTGGGCAAAACCCCTAAGCAAGCGACCATTGACGGCATCGCCGAGGTCCGGTTGGCGGTGATCGCCTCGACGGTGATGATCGTCCTCGCCCTCGTACCGCTCCTCTTCTCGGGCGGGCTCGTGGGGCTCATGTTCGTCGAGCTTGTGTGGCCCCTCATCTTCGGTCTCATCGCCTCCATGCTCGTGTCGTTCACGCTGACGGCCTTGCTTTGCGCGAACCTCTTGCGACCGGAGTCGGCGAGGGACTCTGACCGCCGGCGCCCCGGTTTAGCGCTCCTCTACCTCCTCCTCGACCCGGTCCAGCGCGGCTTGGATCGCTTGGAGAAAGGGTATGCCCGCGCGATCAAATGGTCGCTGAAGCATCGGTTTGCCAACCTCACCAGGGTGCTCGCGACCCTCGCGATTGGCTTCACCTTCTATTACTTCATCGGCAGCGAGATGATGCCGCTGGCGGACACCGGTCAGGCGAACGGATTTTTGGAGATGCAACCCGGGACTTCCTTCGAGGGAACCCAAGCGGCGGTGAAGCGGCTGGAGGCGATCATGCTGAAGCACCCGGAACTTCAAAAGGCTAGCATCGAACTCGGCGCCGAATCCATGTTCGAGAGTTGGAATCCTTCGTTCACCGGCTACCAGATGCCGCAGGTGAACGGAGCGTCGATGATGCTCACCTTTGGCGACAAGGATGAACGTGGACGCACGATCTGGCAAGTGATGGATGCAATTCATCGCGAGGCGATGGCGACTATTCCCGGCATTCGCCGGTTGCAGATCAAGGAGATGGGCTCCGACGTCATGGCGGCGGCGCAAGCCCCGATCCAAATTAACATCCACGGCCCCGAGCTTTCGGTACTCGACCGTCTCGGCCACGAGGTTCTCCACGTGGCGGATCGAATGAAGGGCGAGATGTACCAACCGGCCCAGACTTGGACGATCGGCCAACCCGAGTACCGAGTCCAGGTTGACCTTCAGCGGGCGGCTGAGGTCGGCCTTTCCCCGGCGAGCATCGCCGAGCAAGCTTATTACGCCTTGCACGGAGGCTTAACCAACGAGTTTTACCGTCTGCCTAACCAGCGCCAGAACACGATTCTCGTGCGGTACGACGAAGCCGACCGGAAGACTGCAGCCGACTTGGCGGGTCTCTATCTCTCGACTCCCGATGGACGCCAAATACCACTTCATTCGGTGGCGTCGATCGTTCGCACGGCGGCGCCGACCGCTATCGAGCACGACGGTCTGCGGCGAGTGGTGGGAGTCAACGGCTATTACCGAATCGGGCACCCGCCATCCATGGATACGGTCATGGACCTCGTGAGCAACGCCTACGGCGGGAATCCGAAGCTTGGCGTAGATGCGGTCAATTTTCCACCCGGCTACGGGGTGGAGGTACGGGGCGATATGACCCAAATGATGGACAGCATGCGCCGATTGGTTCAGAGCCTCGGCCTTTCGCTGGCCCTCATGTATCTCGTCCTCGTAGTGCAGTTCCGGGGATTCCTACAGCCTCTGCAGATGATCGCCTCGCTTCCTCTCGAGCTTGCCGGCGTCTTCACCGCGCTGTGGCTCGCTCACGCCGCCTTCTCGACCGTTTCCGTACTCGGAATCATCGTGCTCACCGGAATGGACATCACGACCGCGGTCCTCATGGTCGACCTGATCATGAAGTACCGCGAGCAAGGCGTCCCCCGCGACGAGGCGATTTTGCGGGCGTGCCCGGATAGGCTGCGTCCGATCCTGATGACCTCCGGCATCACGATGATCGTTATGCTGCCCGTAGCCATCGCGCCTAAGACCGGTCTCGACGCCTATCAGCCGCTGGCGGTCGCCGTCGTGGGCGGGCTGCTCGTGGGCACGATACTCAGCCTCTTCGACATTCCGATCATGCACACCTACGTGGACGACTTCGTCCGCTGGCTCGACAAGACTTTTCGCGGACGCGAAAGCAGTCGAACTGAGTCCGATCCGGGAGAAGAGAGGCCTTAA
- a CDS encoding efflux RND transporter periplasmic adaptor subunit, with the protein MTTVRWVFLVFVFLLPAMALSLTGRAGPYTVEITTDPNVLPVGKATLDMFVTDASGKPVEGAQIRAIAQMPNMAMGEREQVAAPSGTPGHYRITQSFSMAGGYEARIAVTGPLGSGTAVIPMETGKSTATAADGGRSVFTLWPWAVGLALVLFVVLRMRQTGQRVELKGLATRQVVAALVVLGLVLYGALYAVNHLRRSGSMTPIEAQTMSMDMPPPEGVTPVTLATAELRPFSATVKYSGQAVGMEEQDVNARTSGVIVWMPAYAGTAVHRGEVIARLDTSQLAPQVAQQSAMVESAREGVGVAEADYRQAQAMIHQAESELGQFQGAVEETRANLAATRQERDAAAANLTAARADVADAQARQSSAQADRRYWSQELDRESKLFAAGAVSRDEYDKERAEASKSDAALRQATEGVRSAEAKVRAAEAELRKSEAGIEAASRKVDQAKSALMAHHAHVQTAKAEAASAHKKIGQAAAGVRQARAGLQGVTAQAGYAEIRAAIDGVVTQRLISPGTLVTPGQAILRVAQISPVRVQANVPEADLTRVRIGSLVAIRHRGGSERPLATRVTSISPAVDPVSRTGIVEALLPNRDRSFLPGQFVNMEIPVGLPGSQITVPTAAIQAGPSPGGAIQASRTDTYVWLARPVAGQAGTYTVERRSVVVGEEQAGQTAIRSGLAVADKVVVEGAAGLSSGQTVTASGMGGPDVATKTLEISITESGFDPASLTLTGPTPHRVTFVRKTDNTCAKQVVFPSLGITRDLPLNVPVTIDLPATAKGELNYACGMNMLKGKVIVQ; encoded by the coding sequence GTGACGACCGTGCGGTGGGTGTTCTTGGTATTCGTATTTCTCCTGCCGGCGATGGCTCTTTCGCTGACCGGGCGGGCGGGGCCCTACACGGTGGAGATCACGACGGATCCGAATGTTTTGCCGGTCGGCAAGGCGACCTTGGACATGTTCGTCACGGATGCCTCCGGCAAGCCGGTCGAGGGAGCCCAAATTCGGGCCATTGCGCAAATGCCGAACATGGCGATGGGAGAACGAGAGCAAGTCGCCGCTCCTTCCGGTACACCGGGGCACTACCGCATAACCCAGTCGTTCTCAATGGCAGGCGGGTATGAAGCCCGAATCGCCGTAACGGGACCCCTCGGCAGCGGCACCGCCGTCATTCCGATGGAAACAGGGAAGTCGACCGCGACTGCCGCCGATGGGGGCCGTTCCGTTTTCACTCTTTGGCCATGGGCCGTCGGACTCGCGCTCGTATTGTTCGTCGTCCTTCGTATGCGGCAGACGGGACAACGGGTTGAGCTCAAAGGCTTGGCCACCCGACAGGTTGTCGCGGCCCTGGTAGTGCTTGGGCTCGTGCTTTACGGAGCCTTGTACGCCGTGAACCACCTCCGACGGAGCGGATCGATGACCCCGATCGAGGCGCAAACCATGAGCATGGACATGCCCCCTCCGGAAGGGGTAACGCCGGTTACGCTCGCCACCGCGGAGCTTCGGCCGTTTTCGGCTACCGTGAAATACTCGGGACAAGCCGTCGGAATGGAGGAACAGGATGTAAATGCCCGAACCAGCGGGGTCATCGTCTGGATGCCCGCCTACGCCGGAACGGCCGTGCACAGGGGCGAAGTCATCGCTCGCCTCGACACGTCGCAGCTTGCGCCGCAGGTCGCCCAGCAAAGCGCGATGGTCGAGAGCGCCCGCGAGGGGGTCGGCGTCGCGGAGGCGGACTACCGGCAGGCGCAGGCGATGATCCACCAGGCCGAGTCGGAGCTCGGGCAATTCCAAGGCGCGGTCGAGGAGACGCGGGCGAACTTGGCGGCCACCCGGCAGGAAAGGGATGCCGCTGCCGCGAACTTGACGGCGGCGCGCGCCGATGTGGCGGATGCGCAGGCGCGCCAATCTTCGGCCCAAGCGGATCGACGTTACTGGTCCCAGGAGCTCGATCGAGAGTCGAAGCTCTTCGCGGCAGGCGCCGTTTCGCGCGACGAGTACGACAAGGAGCGGGCCGAAGCCTCAAAGAGCGACGCGGCTTTGCGCCAAGCTACCGAGGGAGTTCGTAGCGCCGAAGCCAAAGTCCGTGCGGCGGAGGCGGAACTTAGGAAGTCGGAGGCCGGCATCGAAGCGGCGAGTCGAAAGGTCGACCAGGCGAAATCCGCGCTCATGGCGCACCACGCGCACGTGCAGACGGCGAAGGCCGAAGCGGCGTCCGCGCACAAGAAGATCGGTCAGGCCGCGGCGGGAGTCCGCCAAGCCCGGGCCGGGCTTCAGGGGGTTACGGCGCAAGCGGGTTATGCGGAGATTCGGGCGGCGATCGACGGAGTCGTAACTCAGCGCTTGATCAGTCCGGGCACGCTGGTGACGCCCGGACAGGCGATTCTACGCGTCGCCCAGATCAGCCCGGTCCGTGTCCAAGCGAACGTTCCCGAGGCGGACCTGACGAGAGTGAGGATCGGGAGCCTCGTGGCAATTCGGCATCGCGGTGGGAGCGAACGTCCACTTGCCACGCGTGTGACATCGATTTCGCCTGCGGTCGATCCGGTATCCCGTACCGGAATCGTGGAGGCGCTATTGCCCAATCGCGATCGCTCGTTCCTTCCGGGACAGTTCGTGAATATGGAGATCCCGGTGGGTCTCCCGGGGTCACAGATCACCGTTCCAACAGCGGCGATCCAAGCGGGCCCGTCCCCGGGCGGGGCCATTCAGGCATCTCGAACGGATACCTATGTGTGGCTCGCCCGCCCGGTAGCTGGTCAAGCGGGAACCTACACGGTCGAACGAAGGAGCGTCGTCGTCGGCGAAGAGCAAGCGGGTCAGACGGCGATCCGGTCGGGCCTCGCGGTCGCGGACAAGGTGGTCGTGGAGGGAGCCGCCGGGTTGTCGAGTGGCCAGACGGTTACCGCATCCGGCATGGGTGGCCCGGACGTTGCCACGAAGACTCTCGAAATTTCGATCACGGAGAGCGGCTTCGATCCGGCCAGTCTGACCCTCACCGGCCCCACGCCTCACCGGGTCACGTTCGTGCGAAAGACGGACAACACGTGCGCGAAGCAAGTGGTGTTTCCCTCGCTCGGAATTACTCGAGATCTGCCTCTAAACGTGCCGGTTACTATCGATCTTCCGGCCACGGCAAAAGGGGAATTGAACTACGCCTGTGGGATGAACATGCTCAAGGGGAAGGTGATCGTTCAGTGA
- a CDS encoding TolC family protein: MAQAVEAAAKNNPAVVGAQADLEAAREAIRSAKSRLRPSASLNGFATAGSYGAIYPSAPRVDPAYALLAPSGGLLDANVMLMIPLLTGGLLNAQVGSVQEIAAAAQYDLRETQAEASLKAVDAYLRALLAAETASAAQARVEAGSELVRTTRAQFEAGKGIEASVQRSESELAQSQRALTAALGERKKSLLMLKEAMGIDLDTAVALTDPLDREISRGELAGYLTKALSGRGSILAARARLRASEADVRALEGSQKPQVYGIAMADAANQAGSRGASIGLTISIPLFDGGQRRADVSRARSIRERERANVRQIELTVQREVRESYIDFDTANANVASAKSSVVAATSAYEVAALRYANGKAILVEPLDAMQALTQARRDLAQALYERQIAYVRLLRAAGLPLVEEVK, translated from the coding sequence ATGGCGCAGGCCGTAGAAGCGGCGGCGAAGAATAACCCGGCCGTTGTGGGCGCTCAGGCGGATCTGGAGGCGGCACGGGAGGCGATTCGTTCGGCAAAATCCCGACTTCGGCCAAGCGCGTCCCTAAACGGCTTCGCCACGGCGGGAAGTTACGGGGCCATCTATCCCTCAGCGCCGCGAGTCGACCCGGCCTATGCTTTGCTGGCGCCCTCGGGAGGGTTATTGGACGCCAACGTCATGCTGATGATCCCGTTACTCACGGGTGGATTGCTCAACGCCCAGGTCGGATCGGTTCAAGAAATCGCCGCCGCGGCCCAATACGACCTGCGGGAGACTCAGGCCGAAGCATCTCTGAAAGCGGTAGATGCCTACTTGAGAGCGCTTTTGGCTGCGGAAACGGCTTCCGCCGCCCAGGCTCGCGTCGAAGCGGGTTCCGAGCTGGTCCGCACCACCCGCGCTCAGTTCGAAGCAGGCAAAGGTATCGAGGCTTCGGTGCAGAGATCGGAATCGGAGCTCGCGCAAAGTCAACGTGCGCTTACCGCCGCCCTTGGCGAGCGGAAGAAGTCGCTGCTCATGCTGAAAGAGGCGATGGGGATTGATCTGGATACCGCCGTCGCTCTTACGGATCCGCTTGACCGGGAGATAAGTCGTGGAGAACTCGCCGGCTACCTAACCAAAGCGCTCTCTGGGCGCGGGTCGATCTTGGCCGCAAGAGCCAGGCTGCGCGCATCCGAGGCGGACGTAAGGGCGTTGGAGGGGTCTCAAAAACCGCAGGTGTACGGAATCGCAATGGCCGACGCGGCCAATCAGGCGGGGAGCCGGGGCGCCAGCATTGGTCTGACCATCAGCATCCCGCTGTTCGACGGCGGCCAGCGCCGGGCCGATGTCTCCCGGGCTCGGTCGATAAGGGAGCGCGAGAGAGCTAATGTTCGCCAGATCGAGCTCACGGTGCAACGCGAGGTACGGGAGTCGTACATCGATTTCGACACTGCGAACGCTAACGTCGCTTCGGCAAAGTCATCGGTGGTAGCGGCCACCTCTGCTTACGAGGTGGCGGCTCTTCGCTACGCGAACGGAAAAGCGATTCTCGTCGAGCCTTTGGACGCGATGCAGGCACTGACGCAGGCCCGGCGAGACCTTGCCCAGGCGCTCTACGAACGTCAAATCGCTTACGTCCGCCTGCTTCGCGCGGCTGGCCTGCCACTCGTGGAGGAAGTCAAGTGA
- a CDS encoding copper-translocating P-type ATPase — protein sequence MVHAHGHHHGAVSDTAAAKMMEVDMRRRFLVALVLSIPLLIISGHVPGLPMWLPMEGHLRHIVMLVLATPVVFYSGWIFIAGAYEAIRERKLDMSVLIATGVLASYLASLYLVLIPGSEVYFEAAAMLVTFVLFGHWMEMKSRRGTSDALRALFDLVPPMALVVRGDTEHEVPTSSVQVGDVLRVKPGQKVPVDGEVVSGKSSVDESLVTGESIPVEKSIGDLLVGGSVNTSGSLTYRATKVGGDTVLAQITKLVQAAQESKAPGQRLADRAAGYLVVLAVGSGVITFLAWRYGSGAGFITALTFAISAVVIACPDALGLATPTAVSVGIGLGAKHNVLIKDAVPLEQTAQVDVVAVDKTGTLTEGKPRVTEILPLAGVDANELVLVAAALERASSHPLAIAILEEAKTRGTIPEAVSFENVAGAGLRGQVNGETALVGKKALLAEAGLDISALEPLEAQLAGKARTTIFVAVGNRVLGVVAAADPVKATSKRFVEEMRSRGVEVVLMTGDNESTAKAVSEQVGITRYFAAVRPEEKAAKVKELQGEGRFVAMVGDGINDAPALAQANIGVAIGAGTDVAIQAADIVLMKSDPLDAVNAIILSKATVRKMKQNLAWASVYNLAAIPIAAGVFYSNLGWSLRPEVSALLMSLSSIFVAVNAVMLRTSERRFIHA from the coding sequence ATGGTGCACGCACACGGGCATCACCACGGGGCCGTTTCGGATACCGCCGCCGCGAAGATGATGGAAGTCGATATGCGCCGCCGGTTCTTGGTGGCGCTCGTTCTTTCCATTCCGCTTCTGATCATCTCGGGCCACGTGCCGGGTCTACCGATGTGGCTGCCCATGGAAGGGCACTTACGACACATCGTGATGCTGGTCCTCGCCACGCCGGTAGTGTTTTACTCGGGCTGGATCTTCATCGCGGGAGCTTATGAAGCCATTCGAGAGCGAAAGCTCGACATGTCGGTGTTGATCGCCACCGGAGTTCTCGCATCCTATCTCGCGAGTTTATATCTCGTCCTCATCCCAGGCTCTGAGGTGTACTTTGAAGCGGCGGCGATGCTGGTCACTTTCGTGCTCTTCGGGCACTGGATGGAGATGAAGTCTCGCCGGGGAACGTCCGACGCCCTTCGCGCCCTCTTCGACCTAGTCCCACCGATGGCGCTGGTGGTGCGCGGTGACACTGAGCATGAGGTCCCGACCAGTTCGGTCCAGGTCGGCGATGTGCTGCGAGTGAAGCCAGGGCAAAAGGTGCCGGTCGACGGCGAAGTCGTCAGCGGGAAGTCTTCCGTGGACGAGTCGCTCGTGACAGGGGAGAGCATCCCCGTCGAGAAGTCCATTGGAGACTTGCTCGTGGGAGGCTCGGTGAATACCTCTGGAAGCTTGACCTACCGCGCCACTAAAGTCGGTGGCGATACGGTTCTGGCTCAGATCACGAAGCTCGTTCAAGCGGCTCAAGAATCGAAGGCGCCGGGGCAGCGACTTGCCGACCGGGCCGCAGGGTATTTGGTCGTCCTCGCCGTGGGCTCTGGGGTGATCACGTTTCTCGCTTGGCGCTACGGATCAGGCGCCGGTTTCATCACCGCTCTTACGTTTGCCATCTCTGCAGTCGTCATCGCATGCCCGGATGCGCTGGGCCTCGCAACTCCAACCGCTGTTTCGGTTGGTATCGGCCTGGGGGCGAAGCACAACGTTCTGATCAAAGATGCGGTGCCCTTGGAGCAGACTGCGCAGGTCGACGTAGTGGCCGTCGATAAGACGGGGACGCTCACCGAGGGCAAGCCAAGGGTTACCGAGATCTTGCCGCTGGCCGGCGTGGATGCGAATGAGTTGGTCTTGGTGGCCGCCGCCCTCGAGCGGGCATCGAGCCACCCGCTCGCGATCGCCATCCTGGAGGAGGCGAAAACTCGTGGGACGATTCCAGAGGCAGTGTCATTCGAAAACGTCGCGGGAGCGGGGCTTCGTGGGCAGGTCAACGGCGAGACGGCGCTGGTGGGTAAGAAGGCTCTTCTAGCCGAAGCCGGCCTGGACATTTCGGCCCTTGAGCCACTCGAAGCGCAGCTTGCGGGCAAGGCACGTACGACAATCTTCGTCGCGGTCGGTAACCGGGTTCTTGGGGTCGTCGCCGCGGCCGATCCCGTGAAAGCCACCTCGAAGCGGTTCGTGGAAGAAATGCGGTCGCGCGGCGTCGAGGTAGTGCTGATGACCGGTGACAACGAGTCGACGGCCAAGGCGGTCTCCGAGCAGGTCGGCATAACACGTTACTTCGCCGCTGTGCGACCCGAAGAGAAAGCCGCCAAGGTGAAGGAGCTTCAAGGTGAAGGACGGTTCGTGGCCATGGTAGGCGACGGCATCAACGACGCGCCGGCTCTTGCTCAGGCCAACATCGGCGTCGCGATCGGAGCTGGAACGGACGTGGCAATCCAGGCCGCCGACATCGTCCTCATGAAATCGGACCCGTTAGATGCCGTCAACGCCATCATCCTCAGCAAGGCGACGGTGCGAAAAATGAAGCAGAACCTGGCCTGGGCCAGCGTCTACAACCTCGCCGCCATCCCCATCGCGGCGGGAGTCTTCTACTCGAACCTAGGCTGGTCGCTTCGGCCGGAGGTATCCGCGCTCTTGATGTCACTTTCCTCGATCTTTGTCGCCGTCAATGCCGTTATGCTTCGGACATCCGAGCGGCGGTTCATCCACGCCTAG